The sequence TCAACCACTGCTAACGCATCTTCATCTTCTTTTATATTTTTCAGCAGTGCCTTGAACTCTTGGTCTCTCAACGATAATCTTAAGCCGAATGTTTCCAGAGTCATACTATACGACTCTGTTGTCATCAACTCTTTGACCGTGCTAAGATCACCGCTATACAGTGAAGTATAGTAAAGCGCAAGTATATCACTAGGCTCTAACAATGAAAAAGTACTGCTTCTATTTTTGAGCATAATAAATTATGCTCTTTCGATCGCAGTCTGAAATGCATCAAGGTGACTTAAACTACCCTCTTTCAGGCTTTCAAATACAGCTACAACATCTTCTGGCATACCTTCAGATGCATGCTCCAGGTCTTCAATGTCAGTGTATTCGATCAATTCACCTATTTTCAGTGCATCAAGAAGTGATTTTTCACCTTCACCCACACAAGTATCATAAAGTTCTTGCAGTACCGGTAATACAAAGCTTCCTACTGCATCTTCATCTACCCCTGAAGTGTCCACACCGTATTTTTCACACAATTCTTTTGCAGAATCCATATGTCTCTGTTCCGATATCTGAATAGAAGCAAATGTATTTTCATCGGTATAGATGTTACCCAGGGTAATATATACATCTCTAGCTACTTTTTCTTCCTGGTAGATGTAGAAGAGCATATCTTTTTGATCTTCTGTTAATACTACAGTGGTATCTGTAGTTTCTTTTTTTGCATAGGCTGAAGATGAAAGCAATGCTACACCACTTGCTCCTGCAACCAATATTTTAGTTAAAAAACTTCTTCTATCTTTAATATTATTCGTATTCATTTTAATCCTTTTAGAATATGTATTAATTACGAAAGCAGTATAAAATAGAAGTATGAAGAAAGTGTGAAGAAGAACATCACACTTACAAAGAGATAGTTTTTATGATTTACTTGAACAGTAGGCTTGGTTCTCTTCTCTTTTTTTTGAACGTACTATAACATCATCCATACTGAGCTCATCGATGTGTCTTTTACCCATCACGGCAAGCAGCGAACGTACACCATGAAGCAGTTGATGATGATAGAATGCAATGTGTTTTGATTTTTCAATGACAAGATATTTACTTCTTTTGGCCTCATTCATAGTATTGAGCCCAACAGGACAGTCCCTTCCGTTTGCCCCACTACACTCCCTCGCACGTATACAGCCTGCAGCGATCATGAAACCTCTGGCGATATTGATAAAGTCAGCACCATGACAAAGCAGATCAACCACATCATCAGGTGTCAGTACCTTCTCACTCGCGATGATCTTAATATGTTCTCTAAGTTCATATTCATTGAGCACTTCATTGACGATAAGGAGTGCTTCGCGTATTGGTAAACCGATTTTACTCATCATCTCCAAAGGTGCCGTCGCAGAACCGCCGTCACCGCCATCTATCGTAATAAAATCGGCAATATCTTTCCCCTCTGAGACTCTTTTTTTCAGCGCTTTGGCATAGGTCTCAAAGTTCTCTCGTGATGAGATCACGATCTTAAAACCTACCGGTTTATCTGATAGTTTCTGCAAACGTTCAATAAAATCAAAAAATGTCTCCATGTCGGGAGCATAAGGAAACCGATTGGGGCTTACAAGGTCTTTATGTGCAGGTACACCTCTATAGTAGGCAATATCATCACTCACCTTTGTTGCAAGCAGCTTACCTCCCGTCTGTTTTGCTCCCTGTGCCAGTTTTACTTCGGTCATGCGACAGAAACGCATCACTTTCTGGTAAAGATCATCACTGAAATTCCCCTCTTCATCCCTTACACCATACAGTCCGCTTCCCATCTGGAATGTAATATCCGGTATACCTTCGGATATGCTTTCCGGAAATGACTCTAAAGGGCTATGCCAATTAATTCGGAAATAAACCAGTCTGGCCCTGTCAAAAATGAAAGAACCTCTGTCTTTTTGTCGTACAACCATACGTCTGTAAAGGCGTTGAGAAACTTCTCTATTGGTAAAGAATCTCATGATCCTATAGATAGACTTGGCGAACCATGTTCCCTCTTTCATCTCAAGATAAGAACACTCACAATCCTTGAATTTGAGAGTTGCAAGGAAGTTAGAGGTCAAACCGCCCTCACCTGTATTGATAGGAAATTGTCCATTAAAAGCACCACGTGCATACGCTCGTGTTCCCTCCGGTGAGACCGCCCCATCACTCATAGCTGACCTGCCTATGATACTTTTACTCTCAAAGGGTATTTTTCTGTTATCACCAAACCGTACAGAAAAGTCAGCTTGTACTTCATGCAGTTCATTGACAAAATTGGCGTGCCTGAAAAGTGTTTTTTGATTACCGTAAGGATTGGAGGGAGAAAAAGACAAATAAGGATTTTCTCCATGTGACACTTTATTAATCCACTCAATTTTTTCAAAAGAATCATAAAATGTCTCATCTCCAAAATATTGGCGCATTGGATTTCTCAACATATAAAAAAGATATCTCATACGTCCTATAAGCGGAAAATTGATAAGAAGTTGATTTTTTCTTTGTATAAACCTATCATAAATTGCGATATTGACAAGTACCAGTATCAATATAATGAGTAAAAGTTTAATGAATATACCCCAGTCCGCAGAAAAAAGAGGGAAATAAGAGAAGAGATTTTCTTTAGTCATGTAGACCATCCTTGAACAATACCCTGTCCAAACTATATTTTCCAGCACCGAAACT is a genomic window of Sulfurovum sp. XGS-02 containing:
- a CDS encoding DUF2202 domain-containing protein, coding for MNTNNIKDRRSFLTKILVAGASGVALLSSSAYAKKETTDTTVVLTEDQKDMLFYIYQEEKVARDVYITLGNIYTDENTFASIQISEQRHMDSAKELCEKYGVDTSGVDEDAVGSFVLPVLQELYDTCVGEGEKSLLDALKIGELIEYTDIEDLEHASEGMPEDVVAVFESLKEGSLSHLDAFQTAIERA
- a CDS encoding FMN-binding glutamate synthase family protein, whose protein sequence is MTKENLFSYFPLFSADWGIFIKLLLIILILVLVNIAIYDRFIQRKNQLLINFPLIGRMRYLFYMLRNPMRQYFGDETFYDSFEKIEWINKVSHGENPYLSFSPSNPYGNQKTLFRHANFVNELHEVQADFSVRFGDNRKIPFESKSIIGRSAMSDGAVSPEGTRAYARGAFNGQFPINTGEGGLTSNFLATLKFKDCECSYLEMKEGTWFAKSIYRIMRFFTNREVSQRLYRRMVVRQKDRGSFIFDRARLVYFRINWHSPLESFPESISEGIPDITFQMGSGLYGVRDEEGNFSDDLYQKVMRFCRMTEVKLAQGAKQTGGKLLATKVSDDIAYYRGVPAHKDLVSPNRFPYAPDMETFFDFIERLQKLSDKPVGFKIVISSRENFETYAKALKKRVSEGKDIADFITIDGGDGGSATAPLEMMSKIGLPIREALLIVNEVLNEYELREHIKIIASEKVLTPDDVVDLLCHGADFINIARGFMIAAGCIRARECSGANGRDCPVGLNTMNEAKRSKYLVIEKSKHIAFYHHQLLHGVRSLLAVMGKRHIDELSMDDVIVRSKKREENQAYCSSKS